One stretch of Planococcus sp. PAMC 21323 DNA includes these proteins:
- a CDS encoding NAD(P)/FAD-dependent oxidoreductase, with the protein MKSLIIIGSGILGASAAYHAAKAGAAVVLIDRGDKGQATGAAAGIVCPWISQRRNKAWYNLAKNGAKYYPELIRELEALGEEYTGYRQVGIVSIHEDSKLDKMEQKAYERRVDAPEMGDIKRLSSEETREIFPYATEEYGALWVSGAARVDGKAIRDALISGAVKLGAERMIGDAELLVEEGQVVGVTVAGKQIIADRIVSTGGAWAADLFKPLGLDLDIVPQKAQILHLHAESQATGDWPVAMVPYGQYIVPFADGKIVAGATHENGVGFDDKLTAAGIHHILDKTLEAAPGLGETEMTGAATGFRPATTSALPFIGQVPGYPNFFAANGLGASGLTAGPYLGGQLAKLALGEPVDIDLSLYQVEDAFRS; encoded by the coding sequence ATGAAATCATTAATTATTATCGGTTCAGGAATTTTAGGAGCTTCTGCTGCCTATCACGCAGCGAAAGCTGGAGCAGCTGTTGTCTTGATAGACCGTGGCGATAAGGGACAAGCAACTGGAGCCGCAGCTGGCATTGTTTGTCCATGGATCTCTCAACGTAGAAACAAAGCTTGGTACAATTTGGCGAAAAATGGAGCTAAATATTATCCGGAATTGATTCGTGAGCTTGAGGCCTTAGGAGAAGAGTATACGGGTTATAGACAAGTAGGCATAGTTAGCATTCACGAAGACAGCAAATTAGATAAGATGGAACAAAAAGCATATGAGCGACGAGTTGATGCTCCGGAAATGGGTGACATTAAAAGGTTATCGTCCGAGGAAACAAGAGAAATTTTTCCTTATGCGACAGAAGAGTATGGCGCACTTTGGGTAAGTGGAGCGGCTCGAGTTGATGGGAAAGCCATTCGAGATGCGTTAATTTCGGGTGCGGTAAAGCTTGGAGCAGAACGTATGATTGGAGATGCCGAGCTATTGGTTGAAGAAGGACAAGTAGTAGGAGTAACCGTGGCTGGCAAACAAATTATTGCAGACCGAATTGTTTCAACAGGAGGCGCATGGGCAGCAGATTTATTCAAACCTTTAGGATTGGACTTAGACATTGTGCCGCAAAAAGCCCAAATTCTTCATTTGCACGCTGAATCTCAAGCGACAGGGGACTGGCCTGTTGCTATGGTTCCTTATGGTCAATATATTGTTCCGTTCGCGGATGGCAAGATTGTTGCCGGCGCAACGCATGAAAATGGAGTAGGTTTTGATGACAAGCTGACTGCAGCGGGAATTCATCATATTCTTGATAAAACCTTAGAAGCCGCACCTGGACTCGGTGAAACAGAGATGACTGGTGCTGCAACTGGTTTCCGTCCCGCTACAACGAGTGCGTTACCGTTTATTGGACAAGTTCCGGGATATCCGAACTTCTTTGCGGCTAATGGACTCGGGGCTTCAGGTTTAACTGCTGGTCCATACTTAGGTGGACAGTTAGCAAAACTTGCGCTCGGGGAACCTGTCGATATCGATTTGAGTCTTTACCAAGTAGAAGATGCGTTCAGGAGCTGA
- a CDS encoding GNAT family N-acetyltransferase, which translates to MYWCKIARTKAEYAEIARLNYETFVEEIPQHQADESGTRVDPFHEQNTYLIVLSGMEVVGMIALRSERPFSLDLKIGNIEELLPNAGKVCEIRLLAIRKAHRNGRVFFLLARALSDFCLEQGFDSAIISGTTRQMKLYGQLGFRAFAEPMGTGEAVFIPMVTTRRQYMNSVAARLQARRRLFVPGPVALTDQLAAPFKEAPISHRSAAFREIRQEVDQLLKDMTGMKPHLLIGSGTLANEAMLAQIKRLNTKGLVLVNGEFGRRLAQQAERLNLDYEVIEESWGQAFDFKKIVEQLETGKFRWILMVHGETSTGQLNNYAELTGICEARDIKLCLDTISSFGAVPFSLEGVYLATATSGKALGTLSGVAIVFADHEIEPDNNVPSYLDLGLYATGVPFTFAASLLESLHQALKAYPARYELLSQRVHKLQKDTEDWPILAAGYPTARTFKIEEDIRFLVEDAHLSGFELHSASGYLKARELFQVSCIQPEFEKDWKHFLEFYEVYYRYHVKAARHSM; encoded by the coding sequence ATGTATTGGTGCAAAATCGCCCGAACTAAAGCAGAATATGCTGAAATTGCGAGATTGAACTATGAAACTTTTGTAGAAGAAATTCCTCAACACCAAGCTGATGAAAGTGGCACACGTGTAGATCCGTTTCATGAACAAAATACATATTTAATTGTATTGTCGGGAATGGAAGTAGTTGGGATGATAGCATTGCGTTCAGAACGTCCATTTTCATTGGATTTGAAAATCGGGAATATTGAAGAGTTATTGCCAAATGCGGGGAAAGTTTGTGAAATCCGGTTATTGGCGATACGTAAAGCGCACCGAAACGGACGTGTGTTTTTTCTTTTAGCCCGAGCATTATCTGATTTTTGTTTAGAGCAAGGTTTTGATTCAGCTATAATTTCTGGCACTACACGTCAGATGAAACTATATGGCCAGCTTGGGTTTCGAGCATTTGCAGAACCGATGGGCACAGGAGAAGCTGTTTTTATTCCGATGGTTACGACGCGTCGCCAATACATGAATTCTGTAGCTGCGAGGTTGCAAGCAAGGCGCAGACTGTTTGTTCCAGGACCAGTTGCTTTGACTGATCAACTCGCTGCTCCTTTTAAAGAAGCTCCTATTTCACATCGATCAGCGGCTTTTCGGGAAATCCGGCAGGAAGTAGATCAATTACTTAAAGACATGACAGGGATGAAACCTCATTTACTGATAGGAAGCGGAACTTTAGCCAATGAAGCAATGCTCGCGCAAATAAAGCGTCTAAATACAAAAGGTTTAGTTTTAGTAAACGGTGAATTTGGCAGGCGGTTAGCCCAACAAGCAGAGCGTCTTAACTTAGATTATGAAGTAATAGAAGAATCATGGGGCCAAGCTTTTGATTTTAAAAAAATAGTAGAACAGCTTGAAACGGGAAAATTTCGTTGGATACTTATGGTTCATGGCGAAACTTCGACAGGTCAATTAAATAATTATGCTGAACTAACTGGTATTTGCGAGGCACGAGACATAAAGCTTTGCTTGGATACCATTAGTAGTTTTGGGGCTGTGCCATTTTCGCTTGAAGGAGTTTATCTTGCAACTGCAACAAGCGGCAAGGCGCTTGGCACGTTGAGTGGTGTTGCCATTGTCTTTGCTGATCATGAAATTGAGCCAGACAATAATGTGCCCAGCTATTTAGATCTTGGACTTTATGCGACAGGCGTCCCGTTTACATTCGCTGCGAGTTTGCTGGAAAGTTTACATCAGGCATTAAAGGCATATCCAGCCCGCTATGAACTACTAAGTCAGCGTGTTCATAAATTGCAAAAAGATACGGAAGACTGGCCAATCTTAGCGGCTGGTTACCCAACCGCTCGAACTTTTAAAATAGAAGAAGATATTCGTTTTCTAGTTGAAGATGCTCACCTTTCAGGTTTTGAGTTACATTCAGCAAGTGGCTATTTAAAGGCACGTGAATTGTTTCAAGTTTCTTGTATTCAACCAGAATTCGAAAAAGATTGGAAGCATTTCCTTGAATTTTATGAAGTTTATTATCGTTATCACGTAAAAGCAGCCCGCCACTCAATGTGA
- a CDS encoding helix-turn-helix domain-containing protein, whose protein sequence is MTTLGERIKTLRKQKGLTLQALAGDQLTKGMLSLIENNKANPSMESLAYIAEQLDVDRNELLENMPTHELRSLLEKIEKLYTKELLSNELIGKYKEIIEILKPYLDRLPFRYESARLLEIYSRCSYHTKQNDWEETLRGAEDIYESLHMINQSADLHIFKAMMAFTEHRYKEALNSIQASRKTFEERTGVLDHLKKLDFDYYESILYSAIGDGKNAKRLMEEAIQYSKEHQVFYRIDALYRLAGFQAMLEEDVIRIDYYISKLRLFADFTEDDEVSALANAIEVHYLNSFAHDYHAALTLIDENLEKYPEDKIFMFTLEKGKALYGLGQFKEALEWLKKHELWEFLHHPYDLSLHYEKDAYMALIYLELGDKELAKKHASIAKDLIEPMPNFPHKAFILDVYNKIVV, encoded by the coding sequence ATGACTACTTTAGGCGAACGAATTAAGACATTAAGAAAACAAAAAGGATTAACGTTACAAGCCTTAGCGGGCGATCAATTAACTAAAGGAATGCTTAGTTTAATCGAAAACAATAAGGCAAATCCTTCTATGGAAAGCTTGGCATATATTGCAGAACAACTAGATGTAGATCGCAATGAACTTCTTGAAAATATGCCAACACATGAATTGAGAAGCTTATTGGAAAAAATAGAAAAGCTATATACAAAAGAATTGTTAAGTAATGAATTGATTGGCAAGTACAAGGAAATCATTGAGATTTTAAAGCCATATCTCGATCGACTTCCTTTTCGCTATGAATCTGCAAGACTTCTTGAAATTTACAGTCGCTGTAGTTATCACACAAAACAAAATGACTGGGAAGAGACGTTGAGAGGCGCAGAAGATATTTATGAAAGCCTGCATATGATCAACCAAAGCGCGGACCTTCATATTTTCAAAGCAATGATGGCGTTTACGGAGCATCGCTATAAGGAAGCTTTAAATTCGATTCAAGCCTCGAGAAAAACATTTGAAGAACGTACTGGGGTTTTAGATCATCTGAAGAAATTGGACTTTGATTATTACGAGTCGATTCTTTATTCCGCTATTGGAGATGGCAAAAACGCTAAACGTTTAATGGAAGAGGCTATTCAATACTCAAAAGAGCATCAAGTATTTTATCGAATTGATGCTCTTTACCGACTAGCAGGGTTCCAAGCCATGTTGGAAGAGGATGTAATAAGAATAGATTATTACATTTCGAAACTTCGTTTGTTTGCAGATTTTACAGAAGACGATGAAGTGAGCGCATTAGCTAATGCGATTGAAGTTCATTATTTAAATTCTTTTGCTCATGATTACCATGCGGCTCTTACGTTGATTGATGAAAACTTAGAAAAGTATCCCGAAGACAAAATCTTCATGTTTACTTTAGAAAAAGGCAAAGCTTTATATGGTCTTGGGCAATTTAAAGAAGCTTTAGAATGGCTGAAAAAGCATGAGCTCTGGGAATTTCTTCATCACCCTTATGACTTATCGCTGCACTATGAAAAAGATGCGTATATGGCACTCATTTACTTAGAGCTTGGCGATAAAGAACTCGCCAAAAAACACGCCAGTATCGCTAAAGACTTGATCGAACCTATGCCTAATTTTCCTCATAAAGCATTTATATTAGATGTTTATAACAAAATTGTCGTATAA
- a CDS encoding MFS transporter yields MTDDLRIKQATYHLYTFTVSKLISTFGSSVYAFGISLYVLALTGSAASFAINLICSILPRSLLSPFAGYVADKYSKKATIILSQLASVLAVAGLLIFGLINDLSLTAIYTTTALLSISTMFTGVTFSSSIANLIDPDRIQRAMGFNQSAVSIAAIGGPVVGGILFGFVSMNVFLIIQVAAYALAVLLESTMNFKLFTNRTEQQSGSSNTSMLKEMKEGFLYLKSNRVIMVIVTTAIGINFFFSSMMIGLPFIVVQQLQIKATHFGMIEAMIAIGMLIASIYFSISKEVGFPLLVAKRGILAMSVLLAGMGIPLIIGMPYNVTVGYFLLLMLIFGISNVFVNTPIGVMMQKDVAEEYRGRVFGILESMAMAMMPLGYLLFGLLYDMLPAEYVVGISSVCLIALTSYLMRSSIMKEAMPSLQKI; encoded by the coding sequence ATGACAGATGATTTACGTATCAAACAGGCAACATACCATCTCTACACATTTACAGTTAGCAAATTAATCTCCACATTTGGAAGCTCTGTTTATGCATTCGGTATTAGTTTGTATGTATTGGCATTGACCGGTTCAGCTGCTAGTTTTGCGATTAATTTAATATGCAGTATTTTGCCACGATCACTATTATCTCCATTTGCGGGATATGTTGCCGACAAATACTCAAAAAAAGCCACCATCATTCTGTCCCAACTAGCCAGTGTGTTAGCAGTAGCAGGCTTACTTATTTTTGGGTTAATAAATGACTTGTCGTTAACAGCTATTTATACGACAACCGCGCTGTTGTCCATTAGTACGATGTTTACCGGTGTCACATTCTCTTCGTCAATTGCCAATCTGATTGACCCAGATCGCATTCAACGAGCAATGGGTTTTAACCAATCAGCCGTTTCTATTGCAGCAATCGGTGGTCCTGTAGTAGGAGGAATTCTTTTCGGATTTGTTTCGATGAATGTCTTTCTCATCATCCAAGTAGCGGCGTACGCTTTAGCTGTCTTGTTAGAGTCCACAATGAATTTCAAGCTTTTTACAAATCGAACTGAACAGCAAAGTGGCAGTTCGAACACTTCTATGTTGAAAGAAATGAAAGAAGGGTTTCTTTATTTAAAATCTAACCGTGTCATCATGGTGATTGTCACGACCGCTATCGGTATCAACTTCTTTTTTTCTTCAATGATGATTGGTTTGCCATTTATCGTGGTTCAGCAATTGCAAATCAAAGCAACGCATTTTGGCATGATTGAAGCGATGATTGCGATAGGGATGTTAATAGCGTCAATTTATTTTTCAATAAGCAAAGAAGTAGGATTTCCGCTTCTAGTTGCTAAAAGAGGGATATTGGCGATGTCTGTTTTGCTTGCTGGCATGGGCATCCCGCTGATTATTGGTATGCCTTACAACGTAACAGTTGGCTATTTCCTTTTGCTTATGTTGATATTTGGTATTAGCAATGTCTTTGTTAATACGCCCATTGGTGTCATGATGCAAAAGGACGTAGCAGAAGAATACCGAGGTCGCGTTTTTGGAATATTGGAGTCGATGGCAATGGCTATGATGCCGCTCGGCTATTTATTGTTTGGCTTGTTATATGATATGTTGCCTGCAGAATACGTAGTAGGGATAAGCAGTGTTTGTTTAATTGCGTTAACAAGTTATTTGATGCGTTCCTCGATCATGAAAGAAGCAATGCCTTCACTTCAAAAAATATAA